The Oscillatoria sp. FACHB-1407 genome includes a region encoding these proteins:
- a CDS encoding Uma2 family endonuclease, producing MIQANPHSLNADEFIAQYGDQVQYELIDGELIDVEPTGLHEQVIGFIARKLNVEIDRLDLPYIIPHRCLIRLSDDTAFRPDVVVLDRTQLIHEPLWQYQPIITSGAAIQLIAEVVSTNWQNDYARKVEDYALLGVTEYWIVDYLGLGGREYIGKPKQPAITVCQLTDDIYEKRLFRQNDLLTSSTFSELQLQAGAIFAAGQL from the coding sequence ATGATTCAAGCCAATCCTCATTCACTAAACGCTGATGAATTTATTGCCCAATATGGCGATCAAGTTCAATATGAACTCATTGATGGGGAGCTAATAGACGTGGAGCCAACCGGGTTACATGAACAGGTGATTGGCTTCATTGCTCGAAAACTCAATGTAGAGATCGATCGCCTTGATTTGCCCTATATCATTCCTCATCGGTGTCTGATTCGTCTCTCCGATGACACAGCCTTTCGACCTGATGTCGTTGTGTTAGACCGAACCCAACTCATTCATGAACCCCTTTGGCAGTATCAACCCATCATTACGTCCGGCGCAGCGATCCAGTTAATTGCAGAAGTCGTTAGTACCAACTGGCAAAATGACTATGCCCGCAAAGTAGAAGACTACGCCCTGTTGGGTGTGACGGAATATTGGATCGTGGATTATCTCGGTCTGGGTGGTCGAGAGTATATTGGCAAACCCAAACAACCTGCCATTACGGTTTGCCAGTTAACTGATGACATTTATGAAAAACGCTTGTTTCGGCAGAATGACCTTTTAACCTCTTCAACCTTTTCAGAATTGCAACTCCAAGCAGGAGCCATCTTTGCGGCTGGGCAATTGTAG
- the ruvX gene encoding Holliday junction resolvase RuvX produces MPSSTFISALGLDVGRKRIGVAGCDRTGLIATGLTTIERRSFAEDVAQIQALAQERQAQVLVVGLPYTMEGAIGTQAKQTQRFAHRLSQALQLPVEYVDERLTSFQAEQLLIAEGQSPSRNKGLIDRKAAAIILQQWLDQKRKGERVKGEG; encoded by the coding sequence ATGCCATCCTCGACCTTCATCTCAGCTCTAGGATTGGATGTCGGTCGCAAGCGAATTGGAGTTGCCGGGTGCGATCGCACCGGGTTAATTGCCACAGGGTTAACAACGATTGAGCGGCGATCGTTTGCGGAGGATGTGGCACAAATTCAAGCATTGGCTCAAGAGAGACAAGCGCAAGTCTTAGTGGTTGGCTTGCCTTACACCATGGAAGGGGCGATCGGCACTCAGGCAAAGCAGACCCAACGCTTTGCTCACCGTCTCAGTCAAGCCCTACAACTGCCCGTGGAATACGTTGATGAACGACTCACTTCCTTTCAAGCTGAGCAACTGCTGATTGCCGAAGGACAGTCTCCCTCTCGCAACAAAGGACTGATCGATCGCAAAGCCGCTGCGATTATTTTACAGCAATGGCTAGATCAGAAAAGGAAGGGGGAAAGGGTGAAGGGTGAAGGGTGA
- the cruF gene encoding gamma-carotene 1'-hydroxylase CruF: MKQLVVAERYCLIGHLVAMAFGLAGLLIVMPHPEFLAHVPGGQTMFAWSMAGGGVVYILLGAIAVAIHAYRTLGLTGLLTFLVPAVGISLTSELLGTSTGFPFGNYSYLSGLGYKIAGLVPFTIPLSWFYLGLSSYLLARVILGGNGANPGGFGGFFRQVGAIALGALLLTSWDFVLDPAMSQTAMPFWYWHQPGAFFGMPYQNFAGWFGTGFVFMTVAALFWRKRPPQLQPAQLNFPLVVYLGNFVFAMVMSLAAGIWIPVLLGIALGVAPAVICWSVARSSQPTEVPVVVTEATTDALKARVATASVGVSAK, translated from the coding sequence ATGAAGCAACTGGTAGTCGCTGAGCGTTATTGCTTGATTGGTCATTTGGTGGCGATGGCCTTTGGTTTAGCTGGGCTGTTAATTGTGATGCCACATCCTGAATTTTTGGCTCATGTCCCAGGTGGGCAGACGATGTTTGCCTGGAGCATGGCTGGGGGTGGTGTTGTTTACATTCTGTTGGGTGCGATCGCCGTTGCGATTCATGCCTATCGTACGTTGGGTCTGACTGGATTGTTAACCTTCCTGGTGCCTGCGGTGGGCATTTCCCTCACCAGTGAGCTATTGGGAACCAGCACTGGGTTTCCCTTTGGAAATTACAGCTACTTGAGTGGACTGGGTTACAAGATTGCGGGGTTGGTGCCCTTCACAATTCCTCTGTCCTGGTTCTATTTGGGGCTTTCCTCTTATCTGTTGGCACGAGTGATTTTGGGTGGCAATGGGGCTAATCCAGGTGGCTTTGGCGGTTTCTTTCGTCAAGTTGGGGCGATCGCTCTGGGTGCGCTCCTGCTAACCTCCTGGGACTTCGTATTAGATCCCGCAATGAGCCAGACTGCAATGCCTTTCTGGTACTGGCATCAACCCGGTGCATTCTTTGGAATGCCCTACCAAAACTTTGCAGGTTGGTTTGGTACAGGTTTTGTATTCATGACCGTTGCGGCTCTTTTCTGGCGTAAACGTCCGCCTCAGTTGCAACCTGCCCAACTCAACTTCCCCCTTGTGGTTTACCTGGGCAATTTTGTGTTTGCGATGGTGATGAGTCTGGCAGCAGGTATCTGGATTCCTGTGTTGTTAGGCATAGCACTCGGTGTGGCTCCCGCTGTGATCTGTTGGTCCGTCGCTCGTTCTTCTCAGCCCACCGAGGTTCCAGTAGTGGTGACTGAAGCGACCACTGATGCCCTCAAAGCTCGTGTTGCAACTGCTTCTGTAGGTGTCAGCGCGAAGTAA
- a CDS encoding F420-0:Gamma-glutamyl ligase, with protein MVAGSIGIGLGIAALVAGAGVLAIEVQYRRRPGNALEMTAGDWNLEVYEPQRYLLAGELELQNRTQRLEIMVPQVEAKATLLSKESLEGVTTQLRITPRHPDAPARPDGYWFGYIVKVGKTTRLEVSLEIKGENLKPLQAAWVQIQYTTYGPQGRIPKMRHVVVPLQFPTVEESQRWRPTPNADLLPIRTHLLSHLDSPVEVVKRYVAPHAQPGDIVTIGETPVAIMQGRFRHPTDVKPGWLARRLCYYFMPTSSLATACGMQSLVDIVGPTRVFFAFVLGAIAKKVLNKPGMFYQLAGEQARLIDDVTGTLPPYDQFIVLGPDNPQQVVDQIRRETGLSAAVVDVNDLKAVKILAASSDVSLPFLEQALITNPAGNADEQTPLVLIRPTETAVATQKA; from the coding sequence GTGGTAGCAGGTAGTATTGGAATCGGATTAGGGATAGCCGCTCTTGTGGCAGGGGCGGGGGTGCTGGCGATCGAAGTGCAATATCGTCGTCGCCCCGGTAACGCTTTAGAAATGACAGCGGGAGATTGGAACCTGGAGGTCTATGAACCTCAACGGTATCTCCTGGCAGGAGAATTGGAGCTTCAAAACCGGACACAGCGGCTCGAAATCATGGTGCCTCAAGTGGAGGCAAAAGCCACCCTGCTCTCCAAAGAAAGTTTAGAGGGAGTCACCACCCAACTACGCATCACCCCCCGCCATCCAGATGCTCCGGCTCGACCAGATGGCTATTGGTTTGGTTACATCGTCAAAGTGGGCAAGACGACTCGACTGGAAGTGTCTCTGGAGATCAAAGGAGAGAACCTGAAACCCTTGCAAGCAGCGTGGGTGCAAATTCAATACACCACCTACGGTCCGCAAGGACGCATTCCCAAGATGCGGCATGTGGTCGTGCCCCTCCAGTTTCCAACGGTGGAGGAGTCGCAGCGATGGCGACCCACGCCTAATGCGGATCTGTTGCCAATTCGGACGCATCTTTTGAGCCATCTCGATAGCCCGGTAGAAGTAGTCAAACGCTACGTCGCTCCCCACGCCCAACCCGGAGATATCGTCACCATTGGGGAAACCCCAGTCGCCATCATGCAGGGACGGTTTCGGCATCCCACCGATGTCAAACCAGGCTGGTTAGCGCGGCGGTTGTGCTACTACTTCATGCCAACTTCCAGTCTGGCGACGGCTTGTGGGATGCAAAGCCTAGTGGATATCGTGGGTCCGACGCGGGTCTTCTTCGCGTTTGTGTTGGGGGCGATCGCTAAGAAAGTATTAAATAAACCCGGTATGTTTTATCAATTAGCAGGCGAACAAGCCCGTCTAATTGACGATGTCACAGGCACGTTGCCTCCTTATGATCAATTTATTGTGTTAGGACCAGACAATCCGCAACAAGTTGTTGACCAAATTCGCCGCGAAACTGGATTGTCTGCGGCAGTAGTTGATGTCAATGATTTGAAAGCAGTTAAAATATTAGCAGCGAGTTCAGATGTGTCTCTTCCCTTTTTGGAGCAAGCTTTAATTACCAACCCGGCAGGTAATGCCGATGAGCAAACTCCGCTCGTGCTAATTCGTCCGACAGAAACTGCCGTAGCCACTCAGAAAGCATGA
- the def gene encoding peptide deformylase, protein MANLDIAQLGNPVLRQVAQPVYHVQDAEMQTLINDLLETLRQANGVGIAAPQVGHSVRVLVVASRPNPRYPHAPHMEPLAMINPHIISHSEEMVSDWEGCLSVPGIRGLVPRYKEIEVEYTTPDGKLERRDMSDFVARIFQHEFDHLNGMVFLDRLENTHDTMTDQEYLERVVSRTTVHSDTL, encoded by the coding sequence ATGGCTAATCTAGACATCGCTCAATTGGGAAACCCTGTATTGCGTCAGGTGGCTCAACCCGTCTACCACGTTCAAGATGCGGAAATGCAAACTCTGATTAACGACCTGTTGGAAACATTGCGTCAGGCAAACGGGGTTGGCATTGCGGCTCCTCAGGTTGGGCACTCGGTCAGAGTACTCGTCGTGGCATCTCGTCCCAATCCGCGTTATCCCCATGCTCCACACATGGAACCGCTCGCCATGATTAATCCTCATATCATCAGCCATTCCGAGGAAATGGTGTCTGATTGGGAGGGTTGCTTGAGCGTTCCAGGGATTCGAGGGTTGGTACCTCGTTATAAAGAAATTGAAGTGGAATACACGACCCCTGATGGAAAGCTAGAGCGACGAGACATGTCGGATTTTGTTGCTCGCATCTTTCAACATGAGTTTGACCATTTGAATGGCATGGTGTTTCTCGATCGCCTGGAAAATACTCACGACACCATGACCGATCAGGAATATCTAGAGCGTGTTGTGTCTCGTACAACCGTGCATTCAGATACGCTGTAG
- a CDS encoding GNAT family N-acetyltransferase has product MTSTLPQTTNISIRPFQHRDLAEVQRLFSDATDWECSDYVAHQSRRWEQINRWYGVLKFLSLFPNPLQHLLNAYVAHENDYLRGVIQVSPFNRSRTTWRIDQVLTNLGQVAEGEVTSQAEIGSQLLRHCFQTIWEARTWLTEINVNDKDSLALYRHNGFQPLAQMTYWAIAPELLNHLAEREPDLPNLLPVSNADACLLHQLDTVSMPPLVRQVFDRQPHDFRASLLGAVVDNGKHRIEHTDVVSNYVFESQRKAAIGYYRLQLNKDGTRPHSAHLTVHPAYTWLYPELLSQMARVARGVSNHPLRLTSTDYQPEREEYLEQIGATRIEHTLMMSRSVWHKVRETRFVSLEGLQLSEVLQGFQPARKPVPGRFSLLESIRQLPQTPKPNDDKGSISSEQ; this is encoded by the coding sequence ATGACTTCAACTCTGCCACAGACCACCAATATCTCCATTCGACCATTTCAACACCGTGATCTGGCAGAGGTACAACGTCTATTTTCAGACGCAACCGATTGGGAATGTAGTGATTACGTCGCTCACCAGAGCCGCCGTTGGGAACAGATCAACCGTTGGTATGGCGTACTGAAATTTCTGAGTTTGTTTCCAAACCCGCTTCAGCATTTGTTAAATGCCTATGTTGCCCATGAGAACGATTATCTGCGTGGAGTGATTCAGGTATCCCCCTTCAACCGCTCTCGCACTACCTGGCGAATTGATCAGGTTCTCACCAATCTTGGACAAGTTGCAGAGGGAGAGGTTACATCTCAGGCTGAGATTGGCTCACAACTGCTGCGTCACTGTTTCCAAACGATTTGGGAAGCCCGCACCTGGCTAACCGAAATCAATGTTAATGACAAAGACTCCCTGGCACTGTATCGCCACAACGGGTTTCAACCCCTGGCGCAAATGACCTATTGGGCGATCGCCCCTGAGCTATTGAATCATCTAGCAGAACGGGAGCCTGACCTGCCCAACTTGCTCCCCGTGAGCAATGCTGATGCTTGTCTGCTGCACCAACTCGATACTGTATCCATGCCACCCTTGGTGCGGCAGGTGTTCGATCGCCAACCCCATGACTTCAGAGCAAGTTTGTTAGGAGCGGTTGTAGACAACGGCAAACACCGCATCGAGCATACCGATGTGGTTAGCAACTACGTGTTCGAGTCACAGCGAAAAGCCGCGATCGGCTACTACCGTTTGCAGCTCAATAAGGATGGCACTCGCCCTCATTCGGCTCACCTCACCGTGCATCCGGCGTATACCTGGCTCTATCCTGAGTTGCTCTCTCAAATGGCACGAGTCGCCAGAGGAGTTTCTAATCACCCTTTGCGTCTGACCTCCACTGATTATCAACCTGAACGGGAAGAATATCTGGAGCAGATCGGAGCCACTCGCATCGAGCACACCTTGATGATGTCTCGTTCCGTTTGGCACAAAGTACGGGAGACTCGGTTTGTGTCGCTGGAAGGATTGCAACTTTCAGAGGTATTGCAGGGCTTCCAACCTGCTCGTAAGCCTGTTCCAGGTCGCTTCTCTCTGTTGGAGTCGATTCGTCAACTGCCTCAAACTCCCAAGCCCAACGACGACAAGGGCAGCATTAGCTCTGAGCAGTAA
- a CDS encoding HhoA/HhoB/HtrA family serine endopeptidase — MLNSTDKSTTTRRSALSKKIIYPALVLVGAGGALFGQQLLGQNGLSLGAMPLPQPSTASQPNISGGSSGRFLVGNTNSNFIAEAVQEVGPAVVRIDASRTIQTRLPNGLNDPFERFFGSGAPIQPQPRQQEGVGSGFIVDSAGIVLTNAHVVDGADQVTVTLKDGRTFSGEVLGEDRVTDVAVVKIEAENLPTVTLGNSDQLQPGEWAIAIGNPLGLDNTVTVGIVSATGRSSAQVGIPDQRGSFIQTDAAINPGNSGGPLLDQNGQVIGMNTAIRANAQGLGFAIPINTAKRIADQLIATGRVDHPYLGVQMATLTPQLKQRLESDPNVPFQVQDETGILILRVVPNSPAENAGLQPGDVILKLNNEVVTTSEQVQQTVENSQIGKDLPIELRRGGQVVNLSIQPVAFPNESQG; from the coding sequence GTGCTCAATTCCACTGACAAGTCAACCACAACTCGTAGAAGTGCTTTGTCTAAAAAAATTATCTATCCTGCCTTGGTGCTAGTTGGCGCAGGCGGAGCATTGTTCGGACAACAATTACTAGGACAAAATGGGCTTTCATTGGGGGCAATGCCCCTACCCCAGCCATCAACGGCGAGCCAGCCCAATATTTCCGGTGGGTCGAGTGGTCGGTTTTTGGTGGGGAACACAAACTCCAACTTCATTGCTGAAGCAGTTCAGGAGGTTGGTCCTGCGGTTGTGCGAATCGACGCATCACGCACAATTCAAACACGATTGCCCAATGGTTTGAATGATCCCTTTGAACGGTTCTTTGGTTCTGGCGCGCCAATTCAACCTCAACCTCGGCAACAAGAAGGGGTTGGCTCAGGATTCATTGTTGATAGTGCTGGGATCGTTTTGACCAATGCTCATGTTGTTGATGGAGCTGATCAGGTCACCGTGACGCTGAAGGATGGTCGTACTTTTAGTGGTGAGGTTTTGGGTGAAGATCGGGTGACGGATGTTGCCGTTGTCAAAATTGAGGCAGAGAACTTGCCAACTGTGACGTTAGGCAATTCAGATCAACTGCAACCGGGAGAATGGGCGATCGCCATCGGCAATCCTTTAGGCTTAGACAACACCGTGACTGTCGGTATCGTCAGTGCCACAGGTCGTAGCAGTGCTCAAGTTGGTATTCCTGACCAGCGTGGTAGCTTCATCCAAACCGATGCGGCGATTAACCCCGGCAACTCTGGTGGTCCATTGCTAGATCAGAATGGGCAGGTCATTGGCATGAATACGGCGATCCGTGCCAACGCTCAAGGGTTGGGATTTGCGATTCCCATTAATACCGCCAAACGCATTGCAGACCAACTGATCGCCACGGGTCGGGTTGATCATCCTTATCTGGGTGTTCAAATGGCAACGCTAACCCCTCAACTCAAGCAACGGCTTGAGAGCGACCCAAACGTGCCATTCCAGGTTCAAGATGAGACGGGAATTTTGATTCTGCGTGTGGTTCCTAACTCTCCGGCAGAAAATGCTGGACTGCAACCCGGAGACGTTATCTTAAAACTTAACAATGAAGTCGTAACAACTTCGGAACAGGTTCAACAGACCGTTGAAAATAGCCAGATTGGTAAGGATCTGCCGATCGAGTTACGTCGCGGTGGACAAGTCGTTAACCTATCCATACAACCTGTAGCATTTCCTAACGAGTCTCAAGGTTAA
- the cruG gene encoding 2'-O-glycosyltransferase CruG, whose protein sequence is MAFGSLPADVLLPSGLALFLLLVQLPAVLILLSRLILGPLRQPPLEPRRTTPNQIGKVSVVVPTLNEAKRITPCLQGLTRQGYEVREVIVVDSRSQDGTVDLVKSAQQTDPRFRVMTDDPLPQDWVGRPWALHNGFLYSSEHSEWILGIDADTQPQPGLVSSLIATAEAQGYDLVSASPRFILQYPGEFWLQPALLVTLIYRFGATGSTVDSPERILANGQCFLIRRSLLVDLGGYSSARRSFCDDVTLARYAAQQGAKVGFLDGSKVLKVRMYEGAAETWREWGRSLDLKDASSPGQKWGDLWFLLMVQGLPLIATLLLGWLFLQGHTSLPVLVALGLNSFLVLIRFALLFGIAPTYDRPAPNFWAFWLSPLADPLAVLRIFLSSVQTPTRWRGRVYGESYGKPTE, encoded by the coding sequence ATGGCTTTCGGTTCTCTACCTGCTGATGTTTTACTCCCCAGTGGTCTGGCACTGTTCTTGCTTCTGGTTCAACTGCCAGCAGTTCTGATTTTGTTGAGCCGCTTGATATTAGGTCCGCTGCGTCAACCCCCCCTGGAGCCGCGACGCACAACTCCCAATCAAATCGGTAAGGTTAGTGTCGTTGTTCCAACGCTGAATGAAGCGAAGCGCATTACTCCCTGTTTGCAGGGTTTGACTCGTCAGGGCTATGAGGTGCGTGAGGTGATCGTGGTCGATAGTCGATCGCAAGATGGCACAGTTGACCTGGTTAAGTCGGCTCAACAGACTGATCCTCGATTTCGGGTGATGACGGATGATCCGCTCCCGCAAGATTGGGTTGGTCGCCCCTGGGCACTCCATAACGGCTTTCTCTACAGCTCGGAGCATAGCGAGTGGATCTTGGGCATTGATGCCGATACCCAACCTCAACCGGGTTTAGTTTCCAGCCTAATTGCGACGGCGGAGGCACAGGGATACGATTTGGTTTCAGCCTCTCCCCGGTTTATCCTGCAATATCCAGGCGAGTTTTGGCTTCAACCTGCGCTACTGGTGACGTTGATCTACCGCTTTGGGGCAACGGGTTCTACGGTAGATAGCCCGGAGCGAATTTTGGCAAATGGGCAATGTTTCTTGATCCGGCGATCGCTCCTGGTTGATTTGGGGGGGTATAGCAGTGCCCGCCGATCTTTCTGCGATGACGTGACCCTGGCACGCTATGCCGCTCAACAGGGTGCCAAAGTTGGCTTTTTAGATGGCTCCAAAGTCCTCAAAGTGCGGATGTATGAGGGGGCAGCAGAAACCTGGCGTGAGTGGGGGCGATCGCTTGACCTCAAAGATGCCTCCTCCCCCGGACAAAAGTGGGGGGATCTGTGGTTTTTGTTGATGGTACAGGGGCTTCCCCTAATCGCAACGCTGTTGTTAGGGTGGCTTTTCCTTCAGGGGCACACCTCTTTGCCCGTTTTAGTAGCCCTGGGGTTGAATAGCTTTCTGGTTCTGATTCGATTTGCCTTACTGTTTGGCATTGCGCCTACTTACGATCGCCCTGCTCCTAATTTTTGGGCATTTTGGCTATCTCCGTTAGCCGATCCCCTGGCAGTCTTGCGAATTTTTCTATCCTCCGTCCAAACGCCGACCCGTTGGCGAGGACGGGTCTACGGTGAGTCCTATGGCAAGCCCACTGAGTGA
- a CDS encoding sulfite exporter TauE/SafE family protein: MLETPIGWGLLFLVGTFTGTLAGLLGIGGGLMMVPVLTFFGIPLVQATATSLIGVLLSSISGTVQNFQTKSLNWQVSLLLALFGIPTAQLGAWLGDRLPDAGLSLAFAALLLITIYMMQLRQKLKRQENKTQEETNQTPTTDVAQVAVTGRTAKPIAWIGLLAGVLSGLFGVGGGVVMVPLQMLFLGEGIKAAVRTSLGAIVAIAISGIAQHAWNGNVLWVPGLCLGLGGILGAQVGTRLLPKLPDRMINLLFRAFLIALAIYMAARAL; the protein is encoded by the coding sequence ATGCTTGAGACACCCATTGGTTGGGGATTGTTGTTTCTGGTAGGAACCTTTACCGGAACGTTAGCAGGCTTGCTGGGAATTGGTGGCGGACTCATGATGGTTCCCGTACTGACCTTTTTTGGCATTCCCCTGGTACAGGCGACTGCCACCAGTTTAATTGGCGTCCTTTTAAGCTCTATTTCTGGCACCGTTCAAAATTTTCAAACCAAGAGTTTGAACTGGCAGGTGTCATTGTTGCTGGCTCTGTTTGGTATTCCCACAGCTCAACTAGGAGCCTGGTTGGGCGATCGCCTACCGGATGCGGGGTTGTCACTAGCGTTTGCGGCATTGCTGCTGATCACCATCTACATGATGCAACTGCGGCAAAAGCTAAAGCGTCAGGAGAATAAGACTCAGGAGGAAACTAACCAAACCCCGACCACTGATGTCGCTCAGGTTGCAGTCACAGGCAGAACAGCCAAGCCCATTGCCTGGATCGGTTTGCTGGCAGGGGTATTGTCAGGGTTATTTGGAGTGGGCGGTGGTGTGGTGATGGTGCCGTTGCAGATGTTGTTTTTAGGTGAGGGCATCAAGGCGGCGGTACGAACGAGTTTGGGAGCAATTGTGGCGATCGCCATTTCAGGGATAGCTCAACACGCCTGGAATGGCAACGTGTTGTGGGTGCCCGGACTATGCCTTGGATTAGGCGGAATCTTGGGTGCCCAAGTCGGGACACGCCTTTTGCCAAAACTGCCCGATCGCATGATTAACTTGCTATTCCGTGCTTTTTTGATTGCACTCGCCATTTACATGGCAGCACGAGCACTTTAA
- a CDS encoding ZIP family metal transporter, with protein MASPLSEIPVVYLGLIGSAIAGLGTGLGALPILFLRRITDNAQGVMLGFGAGVMLAATAFSLIVPGIEAAEEAGQSPLFAASIVAGGILLGGLFLWLANRYFPHEHFFKGREGEGNIANLKRVWLFIAAITIHNFPEGLAVGVGFGGGNIANGTALTLGIGLQNIPEGLVVALSLLTEKYSKRDAILISLITGLAEPLGGLLGAGAVSVLQSVLPVAMGFAAGAMLFVISDEIIPESHRLGYEKAATAGVMIGFVLMMFLDVALG; from the coding sequence ATGGCAAGCCCACTGAGTGAAATTCCTGTTGTTTATCTGGGTCTAATCGGTAGTGCGATCGCCGGACTGGGCACAGGTCTTGGCGCATTGCCGATCCTGTTTTTGAGGCGCATTACCGACAATGCTCAGGGCGTGATGCTGGGCTTTGGAGCAGGGGTGATGCTGGCAGCGACTGCGTTCTCCTTGATTGTGCCGGGTATCGAAGCGGCTGAGGAAGCGGGTCAAAGCCCCCTATTTGCCGCATCTATCGTGGCAGGCGGAATTTTGCTCGGTGGGCTGTTTCTCTGGCTTGCCAATCGTTACTTTCCCCACGAGCATTTTTTTAAAGGGCGAGAAGGTGAAGGCAATATCGCCAACCTCAAGCGGGTCTGGCTATTTATTGCCGCCATCACCATTCACAACTTCCCAGAAGGTTTAGCCGTCGGTGTTGGGTTTGGTGGTGGCAATATTGCCAACGGGACGGCACTTACGCTAGGAATTGGGCTACAAAATATTCCTGAAGGGCTGGTAGTAGCACTTTCCCTGCTAACCGAAAAATATTCAAAACGAGATGCTATTCTCATTAGTCTCATTACTGGACTGGCAGAACCGCTCGGTGGATTGTTAGGGGCTGGAGCTGTCTCTGTTCTACAGTCCGTTTTACCTGTAGCAATGGGCTTTGCAGCGGGCGCCATGCTATTTGTTATCAGTGATGAAATTATTCCTGAATCTCACCGACTCGGCTATGAAAAAGCAGCAACTGCCGGGGTGATGATTGGATTTGTATTAATGATGTTTCTGGATGTGGCGTTGGGGTAG